In a genomic window of Corynebacterium lizhenjunii:
- the thyX gene encoding FAD-dependent thymidylate synthase — MAQASQLDVQLIAATSFQAPHSVDWAQDPQATDAEALVEFAGRACYESFHKPNPRTASNEAYLHHIMEVGHEALLEHATATLYIRGISRSATHELVRHRHFSFSQLSQRFVHDDSAQVVVPQPIAQDPELTRMLLQAVDESRFIYEELLDALAEKLADEPNALLRMKQARQAARAILPNATESRIVVTGNYRAWRQFIAARAVEHADAEIRTVAVAALRVLREQAPVLFDDFHITELADGTEMAASPWA; from the coding sequence ATGGCGCAAGCCAGTCAACTAGACGTCCAGCTGATTGCGGCGACCTCCTTTCAGGCGCCGCATTCGGTGGATTGGGCCCAAGATCCGCAGGCCACGGACGCGGAGGCGCTGGTGGAGTTTGCGGGGCGCGCTTGCTACGAGTCCTTCCATAAACCCAACCCGCGCACGGCCAGCAACGAGGCCTACCTGCATCACATCATGGAGGTAGGCCACGAGGCCTTGTTGGAGCACGCCACAGCCACCCTCTACATTCGGGGAATTTCGCGTTCTGCCACGCATGAGCTGGTGCGGCACCGGCACTTTTCCTTCTCGCAGTTGAGCCAGCGCTTTGTGCATGATGACTCCGCCCAGGTGGTGGTGCCGCAGCCCATAGCTCAGGACCCGGAGCTCACCCGCATGCTGTTGCAGGCGGTAGACGAGTCGCGGTTTATCTATGAGGAGCTGCTTGATGCCTTGGCAGAAAAGCTTGCCGATGAGCCCAATGCACTGCTGCGCATGAAGCAAGCGCGGCAGGCGGCGCGGGCGATTTTGCCCAACGCCACGGAGTCGCGCATAGTGGTCACCGGAAACTATCGGGCGTGGCGGCAGTTCATTGCTGCGCGCGCAGTGGAGCATGCGGATGCAGAAATTAGAACCGTGGCAGTGGCGGCGTTGCGGGTGTTGCGCGAGCAGGCCCCGGTACTGTTTGATGATTTCCACATCACTGAGCTTGCCGATGGCACTGAAATGGCAGCCAGCCCTTGGGCTTGA
- a CDS encoding ribonuclease J — translation MTESRTRSRKVTRKAGPPAENQEAASTEAASPVFQAPTDLPAGNDQAAAHKDGAAGEGASGEGNRRTRTRGRGRSRGGSSAAADDNGASGNGNGNGSGNNNGRRGNSRGGGRRNVPKSMQGADLTKRLPEPPKQPKDALRIYALGGISEIGRNMTVFEYQDELLIIDCGVLFPSSDEPGVDLILPDFGPIEKKIKKVKALVVTHAHEDHIGAIPWLLKLRPDLPIVASRFTIALIAAKCKEHRQRPKFIEVNEKSDVTYGVFRCRFWAVNHSVPDALGVMLGTPAGNIIHTGDIKLDQTPLDGRPTDLPALSRYGDEGVDLMLCDSTNANIPGVSSSEGDIPATFKRLVAGAKQRVIIASFASNVYRVQAAIDAAVAAGRKVAFNGRSMMRNMEIAEKMGFLKVPRGTIIPIDEASKMAPHKTVLITTGTQGEPMAALSRMARREHRQITVRDGDLIIFSSSLIPGNEEAVFGVINMLSQIGAEVITNKEAKVHASGHGYGGELLFLYNAARPRNAMPVHGEWRHLRANKELAVSTGVPADRVVLAQNGVVVDLHKGRAQVVGQLQVGNLYVDGASMGDVDADTLADRTNLGAGGVVSITCVIDNRTARLMEYPTVATTGFAEDDRNVVPEVAKLVANTMEDLAAEGENDTYRMVQKLRRKVSKLMDSKYKREPVILPTIVPVAGGNIVADDEDVQAARMSL, via the coding sequence ATGACTGAATCTCGTACCCGTTCCCGGAAGGTAACCCGCAAGGCGGGTCCGCCGGCAGAAAACCAAGAAGCGGCCTCCACTGAGGCGGCTTCGCCGGTTTTCCAGGCCCCCACGGACCTGCCCGCTGGCAATGACCAGGCCGCAGCGCACAAGGATGGCGCTGCTGGCGAAGGCGCTTCAGGGGAGGGCAATCGCCGTACCCGCACTCGCGGCCGCGGCCGCTCCCGGGGTGGAAGCTCTGCGGCAGCAGACGACAACGGTGCTTCTGGCAATGGCAATGGCAATGGAAGCGGCAACAACAATGGCCGCCGCGGCAATAGCCGTGGTGGCGGGCGCCGCAACGTTCCCAAGTCCATGCAGGGCGCGGACCTGACTAAGCGCCTGCCGGAGCCGCCGAAGCAGCCGAAGGACGCGCTGCGTATCTATGCTCTAGGCGGTATCTCTGAAATTGGCCGCAATATGACGGTCTTTGAGTACCAAGATGAGCTGCTGATTATTGACTGCGGCGTGCTCTTCCCGTCCTCTGATGAGCCTGGCGTGGACTTGATCCTGCCGGATTTCGGGCCGATTGAAAAGAAGATCAAGAAGGTCAAGGCCCTGGTGGTCACCCATGCCCACGAGGACCACATTGGTGCGATCCCGTGGCTGCTGAAGCTGCGCCCGGACCTGCCGATTGTGGCTTCGCGCTTTACCATTGCGCTTATTGCTGCGAAGTGCAAGGAGCACCGTCAGCGTCCGAAGTTCATTGAGGTCAATGAAAAGTCGGACGTGACTTATGGTGTCTTCCGCTGCCGTTTCTGGGCTGTAAACCACTCTGTGCCGGACGCCTTGGGCGTGATGCTGGGGACCCCGGCTGGCAACATCATCCACACCGGTGATATCAAGCTGGACCAGACCCCGCTGGACGGGCGTCCGACGGACCTGCCCGCACTTTCGCGTTACGGCGATGAGGGTGTGGATCTGATGTTGTGTGATTCCACCAACGCCAATATCCCGGGTGTGTCCTCTTCCGAAGGCGACATCCCGGCAACGTTTAAGCGACTGGTGGCCGGCGCTAAGCAGCGCGTGATCATCGCTTCCTTCGCCTCGAACGTCTACCGCGTGCAGGCGGCTATTGATGCCGCCGTGGCCGCAGGACGCAAGGTGGCCTTCAACGGCCGGTCCATGATGCGCAACATGGAAATCGCAGAGAAGATGGGCTTTTTGAAGGTCCCGCGCGGGACCATCATTCCCATCGACGAGGCCTCGAAGATGGCCCCGCACAAGACGGTGCTGATCACCACTGGTACCCAGGGCGAACCAATGGCTGCGCTGTCGCGCATGGCCCGCCGTGAACACCGCCAGATCACTGTCCGCGACGGCGACCTGATCATCTTCTCCTCTTCCCTGATTCCGGGTAACGAGGAAGCGGTCTTCGGTGTGATCAATATGCTCTCCCAAATCGGCGCGGAGGTTATTACCAACAAGGAAGCCAAGGTGCACGCCTCCGGCCACGGCTATGGTGGCGAGCTGCTCTTCCTCTACAATGCTGCCCGCCCGCGCAACGCCATGCCGGTTCACGGTGAATGGCGCCACTTGCGCGCCAACAAAGAGCTGGCGGTTTCCACCGGCGTTCCTGCGGACCGCGTGGTGTTGGCCCAAAACGGTGTGGTGGTTGACCTGCACAAGGGCCGTGCCCAGGTGGTGGGCCAGCTGCAGGTGGGTAACCTCTATGTCGATGGTGCGTCCATGGGCGATGTGGATGCCGACACTCTGGCAGACCGCACCAACCTGGGCGCCGGCGGCGTTGTGTCGATTACCTGCGTGATCGATAACCGCACCGCGCGCCTAATGGAGTACCCGACTGTTGCGACCACCGGCTTTGCTGAGGATGACCGCAACGTCGTCCCCGAGGTTGCCAAGCTGGTAGCCAATACCATGGAGGACCTGGCTGCGGAGGGTGAGAATGACACCTACCGCATGGTGCAGAAGCTTCGCCGCAAGGTCTCTAAGCTGATGGATTCCAAGTACAAGCGGGAGCCGGTCATTTTGCCCACCATTGTACCGGTTGCAGGGGGCAATATCGTGGCTGATGATGAAGACGTCCAGGCCGCGCGCATGTCACTCTAG
- a CDS encoding nucleoside hydrolase: MRRLILDLDTGIDDALALAYAIASHERGECELLAVTATYGNVTVERSLANTRTLLAVLGHPEIPVYAGPTRPGFAVLDVSAFIHGRNGVGEVCLPAAPAASPVTLGAVEFLAQAYRRYGADLLIVPTGPSTTIAQALRDFPELADAPIVFMGGALTVPGNVTAFAEANVYQDSAATDYLLQHGRDVSMVGLDVTLRTLLTCKETTQWRVSGTRTGQIFADMVDYYIDAYRTTSPHLGGCGLHDPLAVAAALDPSLVEWLPINLRCETGSGDKSEPDNGGARGRTIGDPRRLSTPCTTRVAVGVDVQRFLDEFMDRMEQCCRRD; the protein is encoded by the coding sequence GTGCGCCGCTTAATTCTGGACCTGGACACTGGGATTGATGATGCCCTTGCGCTGGCCTATGCGATCGCCAGCCACGAGCGCGGCGAGTGCGAGCTGCTAGCGGTCACGGCCACCTACGGCAACGTCACGGTAGAGCGCAGTTTGGCTAATACCCGCACCCTCTTAGCGGTGCTGGGGCACCCGGAGATTCCGGTTTACGCTGGTCCTACCCGTCCTGGCTTTGCGGTACTGGATGTTTCTGCCTTTATTCACGGCCGCAATGGGGTGGGGGAGGTCTGCCTGCCCGCCGCCCCGGCTGCGTCCCCGGTAACGCTGGGCGCGGTGGAGTTCCTGGCGCAGGCCTACCGTCGTTATGGTGCCGATCTGCTCATTGTTCCTACCGGGCCTTCTACTACAATTGCCCAGGCCCTGCGGGATTTTCCTGAGCTTGCCGATGCCCCCATTGTCTTCATGGGCGGTGCCCTCACTGTTCCTGGTAATGTGACCGCCTTCGCCGAGGCCAACGTGTATCAAGATTCCGCGGCCACGGACTACCTGCTGCAACACGGCCGGGACGTGTCTATGGTGGGCCTGGATGTAACACTGCGGACGCTGTTGACCTGCAAGGAGACCACACAGTGGCGGGTGTCGGGCACCCGGACGGGGCAGATTTTTGCGGACATGGTGGACTACTACATTGACGCATATCGCACCACGAGCCCGCACCTGGGCGGGTGCGGGCTACATGATCCGCTGGCAGTTGCCGCGGCTTTGGACCCCAGCTTGGTCGAGTGGTTGCCGATTAATCTGCGCTGTGAAACCGGCTCGGGAGATAAGAGCGAGCCAGATAACGGTGGAGCACGCGGCCGCACTATCGGGGACCCGCGGCGGTTGAGCACGCCTTGTACAACGCGAGTTGCGGTGGGTGTGGACGTGCAGCGTTTCTTGGACGAGTTCATGGATCGCATGGAGCAGTGCTGCAGGCGGGACTAG
- a CDS encoding polyribonucleotide nucleotidyltransferase, which translates to MGAKNAAKNAVNNSVEYIVDEEFGITEAIATLDNGDFGTRTIRFETGQLARQAGGSVTTYLDEDTMLLSTTTASNQPREGFDFFPLTVDVEERMYAAGKIPGSFFRREGRPSTEAILACRLIDRPLRPTFVKGLRNEVQVVVTVLSMDPEEYYDVVAINGASASTQLSGLPVSGPVGGVRMALIADKQHPKGQWVAFPNQEQHESALFDMVVAGRIVKKGRKEDVAIMMVEAGAGESVAERIKEGAPAPQESTVAQGLEAAKPFIKTLCEAQAGLAQRAAKEPQEFPLFPAYGEDVFAAVEKKAAKKLAELLTIAGKQERDDATNAYMEQVEQQLLGKFKDLEEADASKQIRAAYNAVMKDIVRTKILTEGFRIDGRSVTDIRDLSVEVEIIPRAHGSSLFERGETQIMGVTTLDMLKMEQQVDSLTPVSGKRYMHHYNFPPYSTGETGRVGSPKRREIGHGALAERALLPVIPSREDFPYAIRQVSEALGSNGSTSMGSVCASTLSLYNAGVPLKAPVAGIAMGLVSGEVNGKEKFVALTDILGAEDAFGDMDFKVAGTSEFITALQLDTKLDGIPSRVLADALEQARDARITILDTMAEVIESPDEMSALAPKITSVKIPVAKIGELIGPKGKTINGITEATGADVSIEEDGTVYVSAATGEAADAAIEQINAIANPQLPKVGERFLGTVVKTVAFGAFVSLAPGRDGLVHISNLGGDERIEKVEDVVKVGDKIQVEIADIDSRGKISLVPIED; encoded by the coding sequence ATGGGCGCTAAGAACGCTGCAAAAAATGCCGTGAACAACTCGGTTGAATACATTGTTGATGAGGAGTTCGGCATCACTGAAGCCATTGCCACCTTGGATAATGGTGACTTTGGTACTCGCACCATCCGCTTTGAGACTGGCCAGCTGGCGCGCCAGGCGGGCGGTTCGGTGACCACCTATTTGGACGAGGACACCATGCTGTTGTCCACCACCACCGCGTCCAACCAGCCCCGCGAGGGCTTTGATTTCTTCCCGCTGACTGTGGATGTGGAAGAGCGCATGTATGCCGCGGGCAAAATCCCGGGCTCTTTCTTCCGCCGTGAGGGCCGGCCATCTACCGAAGCAATTTTGGCTTGCCGTCTGATTGACCGTCCGCTGCGCCCGACCTTTGTCAAGGGTCTACGCAACGAGGTCCAGGTAGTAGTAACCGTGCTGTCCATGGATCCGGAGGAGTACTACGACGTCGTGGCCATCAATGGCGCTTCGGCCTCTACTCAGCTCTCTGGTCTGCCGGTGTCCGGCCCTGTTGGCGGGGTGCGTATGGCACTGATTGCGGACAAGCAGCACCCGAAGGGCCAGTGGGTTGCATTCCCCAACCAGGAGCAGCACGAAAGTGCACTGTTTGACATGGTGGTTGCGGGGCGCATCGTCAAGAAGGGCCGCAAGGAAGACGTGGCCATCATGATGGTGGAAGCTGGCGCGGGCGAATCCGTAGCCGAGCGCATCAAGGAAGGCGCTCCTGCACCGCAGGAATCCACCGTGGCGCAGGGCCTGGAGGCAGCTAAGCCGTTCATCAAGACTCTATGCGAGGCCCAGGCTGGTCTGGCCCAGCGTGCAGCCAAGGAACCGCAGGAGTTCCCGCTGTTTCCTGCCTATGGCGAGGACGTTTTTGCTGCCGTGGAAAAGAAGGCGGCAAAGAAGCTGGCAGAGCTGCTGACCATCGCAGGCAAGCAGGAGCGCGACGACGCCACGAATGCCTACATGGAGCAGGTAGAGCAGCAGTTGTTGGGCAAGTTCAAGGACTTGGAGGAGGCGGATGCCTCCAAGCAGATCCGCGCAGCCTATAACGCGGTCATGAAGGACATTGTCCGCACCAAGATCCTCACCGAGGGCTTCCGTATTGATGGCCGTAGCGTGACCGATATTCGGGACCTGAGCGTGGAGGTGGAGATCATTCCGCGCGCGCACGGTTCTTCCCTGTTTGAGCGTGGTGAGACCCAGATTATGGGTGTGACCACCTTGGACATGCTCAAGATGGAGCAGCAAGTGGATTCGCTGACTCCGGTCTCTGGCAAGCGCTACATGCATCACTACAATTTCCCGCCGTACTCCACTGGTGAGACCGGCCGTGTGGGCTCCCCGAAGCGTCGCGAGATTGGCCACGGTGCGCTGGCTGAGCGCGCGCTGCTGCCGGTGATCCCCTCCCGTGAGGACTTCCCGTACGCCATCCGGCAGGTCTCGGAGGCTTTGGGCTCGAATGGTTCGACGTCAATGGGCTCTGTGTGCGCCTCCACGCTGTCGCTCTACAATGCAGGTGTGCCGCTCAAGGCTCCGGTGGCGGGCATTGCCATGGGCTTGGTTTCCGGTGAGGTCAACGGCAAGGAAAAGTTCGTGGCCTTGACGGACATTCTGGGGGCCGAGGATGCCTTTGGTGATATGGACTTTAAGGTCGCTGGTACCTCGGAGTTCATCACCGCTTTGCAGCTGGACACCAAGCTTGATGGCATTCCTTCGCGTGTGCTTGCCGATGCCCTGGAGCAGGCCCGCGATGCCCGCATCACCATCCTGGATACCATGGCTGAGGTCATTGAAAGCCCGGATGAAATGTCCGCGCTGGCCCCGAAGATCACTTCGGTGAAGATTCCGGTGGCCAAGATTGGTGAGCTCATTGGCCCGAAGGGCAAGACCATCAACGGTATTACCGAGGCCACCGGCGCAGATGTCTCCATTGAGGAAGACGGCACTGTGTACGTTTCTGCCGCCACTGGCGAGGCTGCCGATGCCGCCATCGAGCAGATCAATGCCATTGCTAATCCGCAGCTTCCGAAGGTGGGCGAGCGCTTCCTGGGTACCGTGGTCAAGACCGTGGCCTTCGGCGCGTTTGTCTCTCTAGCACCGGGGCGCGATGGCCTGGTGCACATCTCCAACCTGGGTGGCGATGAGCGCATCGAAAAGGTTGAGGATGTAGTCAAGGTGGGCGACAAGATCCAGGTCGAAATCGCCGACATCGACTCCCGCGGCAAGATCTCCCTGGTCCCCATTGAGGACTAG
- the rpsO gene encoding 30S ribosomal protein S15 → MALTTEQKAEILKEYGLHETDTGSPEAQVALLTSRINTLTEHLKTHKHDHHSRRGLLLMVGRRRGLLKYLAANDINRYRDLISRLGLRR, encoded by the coding sequence ATGGCTTTGACCACTGAGCAGAAGGCTGAAATCCTGAAGGAGTACGGCCTGCACGAGACCGACACCGGTTCTCCGGAGGCACAGGTTGCACTGCTGACCTCCCGCATCAACACTCTGACTGAGCACCTGAAGACCCACAAGCATGACCACCACTCTCGCCGTGGCCTGCTGCTGATGGTTGGTCGTCGTCGTGGCCTGCTGAAGTACCTGGCAGCCAATGACATCAACCGCTACCGCGACCTGATTTCCCGTCTGGGTCTGCGCCGCTAA
- a CDS encoding EndoU domain-containing protein: MSARDEYALALELLRMRAQQDFATWWAAKEQGRVTLEQLRAVFADITRDYGEVAASAAVDYLILERSLDESLAGLGFPDRADPVGFEQAVASFDWAVNTSREGGVLNSAVARRKLDGVLVRLVGAPAHETVVVNARRDGRAFARVPEPGACAFCLMLASRGAVYASRHTAGAADAGERFHDHCRCLVIECKRDGSDLPRINRDLEAAWAESGARNRAEFEKYIKLRGEVGGSPWPPLERVNVPEYAGDGTSKVFPGEPLPKDLNRAVAHVLYGWRDTPLKGGMWVKHSEDSRMGHTWDSQRAKASKFPKSWSNQKIADAVVEALENPTNALAYGQRREVWLAKEEVIIQVRYVIIRGQAKMLDAYPVDSIPKRARK, from the coding sequence GTGAGTGCGCGGGATGAGTACGCGTTGGCGTTGGAGTTGTTGCGGATGCGGGCTCAGCAGGATTTTGCTACCTGGTGGGCGGCGAAGGAACAGGGCCGGGTTACGCTAGAGCAGTTGCGGGCGGTGTTTGCAGACATCACGCGGGATTATGGTGAGGTTGCTGCGTCGGCGGCTGTGGACTATTTGATTCTTGAGCGCTCGTTGGATGAGTCGTTGGCGGGGTTGGGGTTTCCTGACCGTGCGGACCCGGTGGGCTTTGAGCAGGCGGTGGCGTCGTTTGATTGGGCGGTGAATACTTCGCGTGAGGGTGGGGTGTTGAATTCGGCTGTGGCGCGTCGCAAGCTTGATGGTGTGCTGGTGCGTCTTGTGGGTGCCCCGGCGCATGAAACGGTGGTGGTGAATGCGCGGCGTGATGGGCGGGCGTTTGCTCGTGTGCCGGAGCCTGGGGCGTGTGCGTTTTGTTTGATGTTGGCGTCTCGTGGGGCGGTGTATGCGTCAAGGCACACCGCCGGGGCTGCTGATGCAGGGGAGCGGTTTCATGACCATTGCCGGTGCTTGGTCATCGAGTGCAAGCGTGATGGGTCTGACCTGCCGCGCATAAATCGGGATTTGGAGGCGGCGTGGGCTGAGTCAGGGGCTAGGAACCGGGCGGAGTTTGAAAAGTATATTAAGCTGCGTGGTGAGGTTGGTGGGTCGCCCTGGCCGCCGCTTGAGCGGGTAAACGTGCCTGAGTACGCCGGTGATGGAACATCTAAGGTGTTTCCTGGCGAGCCACTGCCCAAGGATTTGAACAGGGCCGTAGCGCACGTGCTGTATGGGTGGCGAGATACCCCTTTGAAAGGCGGGATGTGGGTTAAGCATTCCGAGGATTCCCGCATGGGGCATACCTGGGACTCACAGCGAGCTAAAGCGTCGAAGTTTCCCAAGTCGTGGTCAAATCAGAAGATTGCGGACGCTGTGGTGGAGGCGTTGGAAAACCCGACAAACGCACTGGCTTATGGTCAACGGCGGGAAGTGTGGCTGGCGAAGGAAGAAGTGATCATTCAAGTGCGGTATGTGATAATTAGAGGGCAAGCAAAAATGCTAGATGCGTATCCGGTTGATTCTATTCCTAAAAGAGCCCGAAAGTAG
- a CDS encoding AMIN-like domain-containing (lipo)protein, whose product MHSNTRSFSVRPLLVATVATLALPLTACGTESADAPSSSPTPPTAASSAADSPTTSTSAHAAAESTSTSPSTRATAATPRTHAANSENELPAGFLGTPSAEDQPLTYSEAGELIPVSVRTGAHEGYERVVIEFSGSGKPGWYTQYTTTPTAQGSGFAIDYPGEIALVIGVEGTPWPSTPEAAGRFLDPAFFPGANADTGVVAGVEYTNTFEAQSQFIIGLNRRVPYAVTYLEEPSRLVIDFLV is encoded by the coding sequence ATGCATAGCAACACCCGTTCATTTTCCGTCCGCCCCTTGCTGGTGGCCACTGTGGCAACCTTGGCTTTACCTCTGACTGCGTGTGGCACCGAGTCTGCCGATGCCCCCTCATCCTCCCCCACTCCCCCTACCGCAGCGAGCAGCGCGGCTGACAGTCCCACTACATCAACTTCAGCGCACGCTGCTGCGGAATCAACGTCGACTTCCCCCTCCACGCGCGCCACCGCGGCCACCCCGCGCACCCATGCGGCCAACAGTGAGAATGAACTTCCAGCCGGGTTCTTGGGCACCCCCTCTGCCGAAGACCAACCGTTGACGTATAGCGAGGCCGGCGAGCTGATTCCCGTTTCGGTGCGAACCGGAGCGCACGAGGGCTACGAGCGGGTGGTTATCGAGTTCAGCGGCAGCGGCAAACCCGGCTGGTACACCCAATACACCACCACCCCTACCGCCCAAGGCTCCGGTTTCGCCATTGACTACCCCGGTGAGATCGCCCTCGTTATTGGTGTAGAGGGCACCCCCTGGCCGTCTACGCCGGAGGCGGCCGGCCGCTTCCTCGACCCCGCATTCTTCCCCGGCGCCAACGCCGACACCGGCGTCGTGGCCGGAGTGGAATACACCAATACCTTTGAAGCGCAGTCACAATTCATCATCGGGCTCAACCGGCGCGTGCCCTACGCGGTGACCTACCTAGAAGAACCCAGCCGCCTGGTGATTGACTTCCTTGTTTAA
- the dapA gene encoding 4-hydroxy-tetrahydrodipicolinate synthase, which yields MSTGMTAHNGVEIFGRVGVAMVTPFDGDGNLDIATARHLAAHLVDNGIDHLVVSGTTGESPTTTAAEKVELLTAVKAEVGERARICAGVGTNNTAASVEMARAAAAAGADSLLVVTPYYSKPSQAGVYAHFAAIAQATDTPICVYDIPGRSGIAIEPDTIRRLAELPTVRAVKDAKGDLGASAPLIQETGLAWYSGDDPLNLPWLSLGASGFISVVGHAAPRALAELYSSFEEGNLARAREINATVLTPLIRAQARLGGATLAKAALRLQGIDCGEPRLPVVAANDDELVQLRHDMEKAGVL from the coding sequence ATGAGCACAGGTATGACAGCACACAACGGAGTCGAGATCTTCGGCCGCGTCGGCGTTGCCATGGTTACCCCGTTTGATGGGGATGGCAACCTGGACATCGCAACCGCCCGTCACCTTGCCGCGCACCTCGTGGATAACGGAATTGACCACCTGGTGGTCTCTGGTACCACGGGAGAGTCGCCAACTACTACGGCGGCGGAGAAAGTAGAACTGCTCACCGCCGTGAAGGCAGAGGTGGGCGAGCGCGCTCGCATCTGTGCCGGAGTGGGGACGAACAACACCGCTGCGTCGGTAGAGATGGCGCGTGCGGCAGCCGCCGCAGGGGCAGACAGCCTCCTGGTGGTCACGCCCTATTACTCGAAGCCGTCCCAAGCAGGCGTGTATGCGCACTTTGCTGCCATCGCGCAGGCTACGGACACTCCGATTTGTGTGTATGATATCCCTGGTCGCTCGGGTATTGCGATTGAGCCAGACACTATTCGTCGGCTGGCCGAACTACCCACAGTCCGTGCGGTCAAAGACGCCAAGGGAGACCTGGGTGCGTCCGCTCCGCTGATTCAAGAGACCGGCCTGGCATGGTACTCCGGTGATGACCCGTTGAATCTTCCCTGGCTCAGCCTGGGGGCATCTGGGTTTATTTCCGTGGTCGGCCATGCTGCGCCGCGGGCTCTGGCGGAACTGTACTCTTCTTTTGAAGAGGGCAATCTGGCGCGTGCGCGCGAGATTAATGCCACCGTACTGACCCCGCTCATCCGTGCTCAAGCACGCCTGGGTGGAGCAACCCTTGCAAAGGCTGCCCTGCGACTGCAGGGCATTGACTGCGGAGAACCGCGCCTGCCCGTCGTTGCTGCAAATGATGATGAGCTGGTGCAACTTCGCCATGATATGGAAAAGGCTGGAGTCCTTTAA
- the dapB gene encoding 4-hydroxy-tetrahydrodipicolinate reductase, which produces MSIKVGVLGARGRVGQAIVVGVNAAQDLELVAEIDRDTPLETLVEAGAEVIVDFTQPGVVMENLEYCIAKGIHCVVGTTGFDAQRLEQVEKWCAQDGAGHVLIAPNFAISAVLTMVLAKQAAKYFETAEVVEYHHPTKLDAPSGTAIHTAQGIAQARSEAGLGAMPDATEQALDGARGARVDGVPVHAVRTRGMVAHEEVIFGAQGQSLTIRQDSYDRSSFTPGVLVGVREIARHPGLVVGLEHYLGL; this is translated from the coding sequence ATGAGCATCAAAGTTGGGGTACTGGGAGCGCGTGGGCGCGTGGGGCAGGCAATCGTGGTAGGTGTCAACGCCGCCCAGGACTTGGAACTAGTAGCTGAAATTGACCGGGATACCCCGCTAGAGACCCTGGTAGAGGCCGGGGCGGAAGTGATTGTGGACTTCACCCAGCCCGGCGTGGTCATGGAGAATTTGGAGTATTGCATTGCCAAAGGTATTCACTGCGTGGTGGGAACTACCGGTTTTGATGCGCAGCGTCTGGAACAGGTAGAGAAGTGGTGTGCGCAGGATGGTGCCGGCCACGTGCTTATCGCCCCGAATTTTGCCATTTCAGCGGTGCTGACCATGGTGCTGGCCAAGCAGGCGGCGAAGTACTTTGAGACGGCAGAGGTAGTGGAATACCACCACCCCACCAAGCTGGACGCGCCGTCGGGGACCGCCATTCACACGGCGCAGGGGATTGCGCAAGCCCGCAGCGAGGCAGGCCTGGGCGCTATGCCGGACGCCACCGAGCAGGCTCTTGACGGCGCTCGCGGGGCCCGGGTGGATGGGGTTCCGGTCCACGCGGTGCGCACCCGGGGCATGGTGGCGCACGAGGAGGTTATTTTCGGCGCGCAGGGCCAGTCGCTGACCATCCGCCAAGATTCCTATGACCGCTCCTCCTTTACCCCCGGCGTCTTGGTGGGCGTGCGCGAGATTGCCCGCCACCCCGGCCTGGTGGTGGGCCTTGAGCACTACCTGGGCCTGTAG